The sequence CCGACACCGATGTCACCTGCCTGACTCTGACCATGGTCGGCGAACTGCTGACCCTGTCCAAGCAGAGTCCCCGCAAACGGATGCTGCGCAAACTGCACAAGTCGCATGATGCGGTCGCCCACCGGATGTTCAATGCCTTGCAGCCCGGTACGTACCTCATGCCTCACCGCCACATGAACCCGCCCAAGGACGAAACCATCCTGGTCATGGCCGGGTCCATGCTCTTCATCAGATTCACGGATGACGGGCAGATCGCAGAGCATATACTGCTTCAACCCGGCACCGAGAATTTCGGGATCGACGTGGCTCCTCACGTCTACCACACCTTTGTCCCGCTCAAGCCGGACACCCTGGTCTTCGAGTGCAAGAGCGGACCGTATTCCCAGGACACGGACAAAGACGTCCCGGACTGGGCTCCCCATGAGGGAACTCCCGAGGCCGAGCCGTATCTCCTGGAGATGCTCAAGGCCCTGGCCGCCAATGCCAACGCCGCGGTCGAGGCCGCCAAGGCCGCCGAATCCGAGGGGCCAGACCAGTAGCCGCTTTCGGTTGCTTGCCGCCCGGTGCCGAATACAGTACACGGGGTGATCTTTTCTCGTAAGGAGACTGCTCCGTGAATACCCGCGTCCTTCGCGCCGATATCCTGCTGTTCCTCACCGCCGCAATCTGGGGCTTTGCCTTCGTGGCCCAGCGCGTGGGCATGGATCACGTCGGACCCCTGACTTTCAACGGCATCCGTTTTGCCTTGGGCGCCATCGCCCTGACCCCGCTCATCATGATCCTGGAGAAGAAGCGCGACTCCGGCTATGCCGGCGTGGACAAGGAGCGCATGGCCATCGGGGGAGTGCTCCTCGGACTGGTCCTGTTCGGGGGGGCGACCCTGCAACAGATCGGGCTGGCCGGTCCGCAGTTGGCCGAGTTCGGCCTGGAGGCGTCCACCGCGGGCAAGGCGGGGTTCATTACCGGCCTGTACGTGGTCTTTGTGCCCATTTTCGGACTGCTCCTGGCCCAGAAACCGGGCTGGGGCACATGGCTCGGTGCGACCTTGGCGGTGGTCGGCATGTACCTGCTCTCGGTTACTGCGGAACTGACCATTTCCTTTGGCGACCTGCTGGTTCTCATCGGCGCTCTGCTCTGGGCCGTCCATGTCCTGCTCGTGGGTAAACTTTCTCCGGGCCTGGATGGTGTTGACGCCATCAAACTGTCCACGGTCCAGTTCGCGGCCTGCGCCGTGCTTTCCCTCATCGGGGCAGTGGCCACCGAGGAGGTCAGTCTGACCGGACTGGTCGGCGCGATTCCGGCCATAGCCTACGGCGGTTTGATGTCCGTGGGCATAGCCTACACCCTCCAGGTGGTGGCGCAGCGGGATGCCCAGCCCGCCCATGCAGCCATCATCCTCAGCCTCGAAGCGGTGTTTGCAGCCATCGGCGGCTGTCTGATGCTTGGCGAAGTGCTGACTGTTCGCGCCCTGATCGGCTGCGGATTGATGCTCGGCGGCATGCTGC is a genomic window of Pseudodesulfovibrio sp. S3 containing:
- a CDS encoding WbuC family cupin fold metalloprotein — translated: MTEEKNYPMALDAPDTDVTCLTLTMVGELLTLSKQSPRKRMLRKLHKSHDAVAHRMFNALQPGTYLMPHRHMNPPKDETILVMAGSMLFIRFTDDGQIAEHILLQPGTENFGIDVAPHVYHTFVPLKPDTLVFECKSGPYSQDTDKDVPDWAPHEGTPEAEPYLLEMLKALAANANAAVEAAKAAESEGPDQ
- a CDS encoding DMT family transporter, with protein sequence MNTRVLRADILLFLTAAIWGFAFVAQRVGMDHVGPLTFNGIRFALGAIALTPLIMILEKKRDSGYAGVDKERMAIGGVLLGLVLFGGATLQQIGLAGPQLAEFGLEASTAGKAGFITGLYVVFVPIFGLLLAQKPGWGTWLGATLAVVGMYLLSVTAELTISFGDLLVLIGALLWAVHVLLVGKLSPGLDGVDAIKLSTVQFAACAVLSLIGAVATEEVSLTGLVGAIPAIAYGGLMSVGIAYTLQVVAQRDAQPAHAAIILSLEAVFAAIGGCLMLGEVLTVRALIGCGLMLGGMLLSQLKP